tttgctAGCAGCCTGGAAAATCGGAAGGAGGAAGGCAATTGGGATGACCAGTTAGAAAGCTTTTGCAGAAGTTCTAGGTAAGCAATCATGTTCCATTGTTAGTTTTCAGTGTGTATCCTGGATGTAACAAAACAATGTTAgcttggctgggcatagtgacctGTGCCTGtagactcaggaggctgaggtgggaggatcacttgagcacagaagttcgagaccagcctgggcaacataatgagactccacctctcaagaaatagaaaagagagagaaagaataatgtTAGCTTGGATTACAGTAATGGTGGTTTTTTAAtctgaaagatgagaaaaataatactataaatcTCAGAGTTGTAATAAGAATTAAATATTAAGGCCGAGTACAGGAGCTCATGGCtataatgccagtactttgggaggtcaaggcgggtggatcacctgacgtcaggagttcgagaccagcctggccaacataatgaaatcctgtctttactaaaaatacaaaaattagctgggcctggtggtgggtgcctatagtcccaggtacttgggaggctgaggcaggagaattgcttgaacccgggaggtggaggttgcagtgagccaagatcgtaccactgcactccggcctgggcagcagagcaagactccatctcaaaaaaacaaaacaaaaccaaaaacggAAAAACAATTTAATATTAAGTACTTACTACATTGTATGACATAAACTAAATGATCAGTTGATTTTGGCTATTTTGACACTGGCTATTCTTTGAAGTAGATATTACTTATAATAGTAAATAATTACTCTTTTGGTACACATACCAAACTTTTAACtcttatttagagacaggatcttgctctgtcacccaggctagagtttaGTGGCaccatcacaactcactgcaacctccatctcctgggtcctggcttcaagagatccttccacttcagtctcccaagtagctaggactacaggcacctgccaccacacccagataatttttcttcttattattatttttttaagatatggggtcttgctatgttgcccaggctagtctcaaactcctggcctgaagtggtcctcctgtcccagccttttgaatagctgggattacaggctcaaacCAGTGCACCTGGCTTTACTGAGCACTTAGAAAGTACTAAACACTTCACACAATCCTCACAATGTCCCCAAAAAGCAAGGGTGTCAGAAAAGTGAAAGATCTTGGGACAATACCCTGCTCAGATGGAAACAGCCTGTTCTTCAccattatgcttttatttattcgttcactcaacaaatgtttatctCTGTGCTAGTGTCTGTCTTAGGTGCCAGTGATACAGCCTTAAAGAACTCAGAGTTTCAGTCCAacagagaagacagacaatagacaaatgaagaaataggttgcgtgcggtggcttatgcctgtaattccaacactttgggaggctgaggctggcaggtcacttaaggtcaggagcttgagatcagcctagccaacatggtgaaatctcatttccactaaaaatacaaaaattggctgggcgcggtggctcaagcctgtaatcccggcactttgggatgctgagaagggtggatcatgagatcaggagattgagaccatcccggctaacatggtgaaaccccgtctctactaaaaaatacaaaaagctagccgggcgtggtggcgggcacctgtagtcccagctactccggaggctgaggcaggagaatggcataaacctgggaggcggggcttgcagtgagccgagatctggccatcgcactccagcctgggcaacagagcaagactccgtctcaaaaaaaaaaacaaaaacaaaaacaaaaattaaccaggtgtgtgagccaagatcgtgccattgtactccagcctgggtgacagagcgagaatctgtcagaaagaaagaaagaaagaaagaaagaaagaaagaaagaaagaaagaaagaaagaaagaaagaaagaaagaaaggaaggaaggaaggaaggaaggaaggaaggaaggaaggaaggaaggaaggaaggaaggaaggggaagaaataaacaagaataCACAAGTTGTGAAGAGAGCTATCATGTACATTACATACAGGATGTTGTAACAGAGAGGCGGAGCCTGCTTTAGATGTGATGATGAGCACAGAAGACTTCTTTGGGGGTGATTTTCAACTGAGATAGAAGGATGAAGAGATCACTCCATAAagcagggaaggaaaaagaaaaaaaaaaaaacaaagaagaggagATACCTGTGCAAAGAGCCGGGGCATGGCGAAGGGGAGAGAACACTACAGGCTAAATAAAGAGCAAGTGCAAATGCTCTGAGGCAAAACATGCAGGTAAAGTAACTTGATAAATCTTAAGAATAGCTAGGGCTTAGTGCAAATGGAGTAGGGAACTAGGGAGATAAGACTGGGAAGGCGGGCAGGGGTCAGATCAAGTCAGGACTTGTAGACCTTGCTAAagtatttggattttattctaacaaTGGGAAGCCATTGACGGCCTTTAAATAGGGTAAACAAATGAcattatttgaatttctttttctttttttttttttttttgagacggagtctcgctctgtcgcccaggctggagtgcagtggcacaatctcggctcactgcaagctccgcctctcaggttcacgccattctcctgcatcagtccccctagtagctgggactacagacgcccgccaccacatccggctaattttttgtatttttagcagagacagggtttcactgcgttagccaggatggtctccatctcctgaactcatgatctacccgcctcggcctcccaaagtgctgggattacctgcatgagccactgcatccggcctgaatttatgtatttatttatttattttaaatcactgCAGATCAGGTGTGCttgctgacacctataatcccagcactttgggaggctaaggcaggaggatcacttgaggccaagactttgagaccagcttgggcaacccagcaagaccccatctctacaaaaacttaaaaagatgcatgtgggccaggcgcggtggctcatgcctgcaatgtcagcactttgggaggtcgagtcaggtggatcacctgaggtcgggagcttgaggcaagcctgaccaacgtggagaaactccctctctactaaaaatacaaaattagccagatgtggcggcggcatgcctgtaatcccagatactccagaggctaaggcaggagaatcacttgatcctgggaggcagaggctgcggtgagctgagatcacaccattgcactccagcctgagcagcaggaGAAAAAttccacccccccaaaaaaaagaaaagattcaaaaagaaaaaatctgctgggcatcgtggcgccctcctatagtcccagctatttggaaccCTGGGGCAGGacgactgcttgagcccaggagtttgaggctgccgtgagctatgactgtgccactgcactccagcctaggtgacattgagaccctgtctctaaaataaataggctgggcaaggtggctcacacctgtaatcccagcactttgggaggccaaggagggtggatcacctgaggtcagttcgagaccagcctggccaacatggcaaaaacccttctctactaaaaatacaaaaactagctgggtgtggtggtgggcacctgtaatcccagctacttgggaggctgaggtaggagaatcgcttgatcctggaaggcggaggttgcagtgagctgagatcgctccattgcactccagtctaggtgacagagtgagactctgtctcaaaaagaataaataaataaataacactctAGCTGCCATATGAAGAATGGATCAGAAGACTGAAATATTAGTGGTTGCAGGACTTTATGTGAGGCATAGAGATGGAGAAGATTACGATGTAGTGGTAGAGGGGGAGGATTCAAGACATACTTTGGAGGTAGAACCGATCTTTGGATTTTTATAAAGACCAATTCTAGGTGTTTGTTTTGAACAACCAGGTGTTACTATTTGCTATGCTGGGAGAGTTTGGGGGAAGGAATAGACTCAGTTGATTAAAATCAACACCTCCAAGTTGGACATTTTAAATCTGATAtattggccagatgcagtggctcatgcctgtaatcccagtactttgggagggcgaggtgggaggatcacttgaggtcaggagttcgagaccaggagCTCAATTACAGGCTCAAACCAGTTCACCTGGCTTTACTGAGCACTTAGAAAGTACTAAACACTTCACACCATCCTTATAATGTCCCCCAAAAGCAAGTGTGTCAGAAAAGTGAAGAATCTTGGGACAATACCCTGCTCAGATGGAAACAGCTGTTCTTTAccattatgcttttatttattcattcactcaacaaatgtttattatctcTGTGCTAGTGTCTGTATTAGGTGCCAGTGATACAGCCTTAAAGAACTCAGAGTTTCAGTCCAACAGAGGAGACAGACTATAGACAAGTAAAGAAATAGGCTgtgtgctgtggctcacgcttgtaattccagcactttgggaggctgttcgaagtcaggagtttgagaccagccaagccaacatgacaaaaacccgtctctttttaaaaaaaaaaaaattagccaggcatggtggcacgtgcctgtagtcccagctactcgggaggctgaggcaggagaatcgcttgaacccgtgaggtggaggtttcagtgagccgagatcatgccactgcattccagcctgggcaacagggcgagaccctgtctcaaaaaaaaaaaaaaatctaatatatcAACTAAGTCGTCTCCAGTTGGCAATGTCTAATAAATAGCTGGATATCTCAGACctgagcagggcatggtggctcacatccgtaatcccagcactttgggaggctaaggcgggtggatcatctgaagtcaggagttcaagaccatcctggccaacatggtgaaactccgcctccactcaaagttaaaaaattagctgggcgtggtggcacgtgcctgttgtcccagctacttgggaggctgaggcagcagaatagcttgaacccgggaggcagaggttgaagtgaactgagatcatgccactgcactgcagcctgggtgacagagtgagactctgtccccccccccaaaaaataataataataaaaagaatcatgAGGTTACTATGCTGTGTGAGCCAGAAGGAAAAGTGATGATCAGtaagagaaatgcttgaactAAAGATTTCAGAGATAATGCAGTTACTGGTAATAGTAAACAGGGGTAAGTGTGATGAGGGGAGTGTGGGAGACTGGATGGTTGATAACAGCTTAGAAGGAAATACTATTGAAGGAGGTAAGGAACTGAGCCTTAGGGTGTTGGGTGGGTCATCTGCCtggatctttttttgttgttttttttgagacggagtctcactctgtgcccaggctggagtgcaatggtgcgatcttggctcactgcaacctctgcctcctgggttcaagcgattctcctgcctcagcctcccgagtggctgggattacaggcccatgccaccacgccccgctaatttttgtatctttactagagagggggttttgccacgttggccaggctggtctcgaactcctgacctcaagtgaccctcccgcctcagtccctcaaagtgttgggattacaaccgtgagccaccacgcccagtcctcCCTGGATATTGAATGAAGAGAGttagaggcagaaaaggaggtAATAAGCTAGGAGCTAATGTTGAGGGAGGAATGATTCCCCAAAAGGTCTGTGGACCTCAAAGAAACTAGAGATTGTGaaatacaggctgggtgtggtggctcacccctgtaatcctagcactttgggaggcctaggtgggtggatcacttgaggtcaggagttcgagatcagttggagtgcagtggcacaatctcggctcactgcaacctctgctcctgggttcatgccattctcctgcctctgcctcccgagtagctgggactacaggcacgcgctaccacgcccagctaatttttgtatttttaatagagatggggtttcaccatactggactggctagtctcaaattcctgacctcgtgatccatccgcctcggccttccaaagtgctgggattacaggcgtgaaccaccgcacccagtcaaatttttgtattttttagcaaagacggggttttgccatgttggccaggctggtctcgaactcccgacctcaggtgatctgcccgcctcagcgtcccaaagtgctgggattacaggcgtgagccacagcacccggcctaacattgtaatttaaatacCTTAGTCTGTTCGTAAAGTGTTGAGTGGAATATTTACATTCCTCCGGTGATTGGTGTTTGTAAATGTGTGCGTACAAGGCCTCTTTTTGAACAATGCGCGCACCCACAAAAGCATATTGAAAAGTTTATACTGCTACAACAAATCTGTATTCCTATGAGGTTCCATAATGAAATCAGCTAAGACTGCGTGTTTTTGAAATAGGTAAGATTTTACTTCTCTACTTTCATTGACTTGGCACTAGGTAGGGTAGATAGCAGGCACTAAATTTCTGACTTTGAATCGGAAAACATCTGTTTTTCTGGGCAAGGATAGCAGATTGCTCCTAGgggaaatcaagaaagaaaagagacctCCAACGCTTCTCCCCAGGAGCGGATAGGGACCTGGTTATTTGCTTGAAAGTGAAAATTGCCCTGGCATACCCATTCAAATTTCTCCTAACAAATCATAGTGGTCTACAGTCAACGCCTTCCTCGCTCATTGGCCAACTGGAAACTTCAGTCCCTCCATGCCTCCCGCCTCTCACTCAGGGACCAATAGGAAAGATCAGAGTTTCGCAACTTAGCGTCATCAAGCATAGTAATTGCAATTGGCTATTGGAGCTGTCGGTCGAGGAGTAGGCGGGGCCGTGCCCGCTGGCCTATATAAGAAGAGGACAAAGGCGGCGCGCCGCCTGTGTCATCCGCCATTTTGTGAGAAGCAAGGTGGCCTCCACGTTTCCTGAGCGTCTTCTTCGCTTCTGCCTCGACCGCCCCTTGACCACAGACATGTCTCGGGATCGGTTCCGGAGTCgtggcggtggcggtggcggcTTCCACAGGCGCGGAGGaggcggcggccgcggcggccTCCACGACTTCCGTTCTCCGCCGCCGGGCATGGGCCTCAATCAGAATCGCGGCCCCATGGGTCCTGGCCCGGGCCAGAGCGGCCCTAAGCCTCCGATCCCGCCACCGCCTCCACACCAACAGCAGCAACAGCCACCACCGCAGCAGCCACCGCCACAGCAGCCGCCACCGCATCAGCCGCCGCCGCATCCACAGCcgcatcagcagcagcagcagccgccgccaccgccgcagGACTCTTCCAAGCCCGTCGTTGCTCAGGGACCCGGCCCCGCTCCCGGAGTAGGCAGCGCGCCGCCAGCCTCCAGTTCGGCCCCGCCCGCCACTCCGCCGACATCGGGGGCCCCGCCAGGGTCCGGGCCAGGCCCGACGCCGACCCCGCCACCAGCAGTCACCTCGGCTCCTCCTGGGGCGCCGCCACCCACCCCGCCAAGCAGCGGGGTCCCTACCACACCTCCTCAGGCCGGAGGCCCGCCGCCGCCACCCGCGGCAGGCCCGGGCCCGGGTCCAGGGCCTAAGCAGGGCCCAGGTCCGGGCGGTCCCAAAGGCGGCAAAATGCCTGGCGGGCCGAAGCCAGGTGGCGGCCCGGGCCTAAGCACCCCTGGCGGCCACCCCAAGCCGCCGCATCGAGGCGGCGGGGAGCCCCGCGGGGGCCGCCAGCACCACCCGCCCTACCACCAGCAGCACCACCAGGGGCCCCCGCCCGGGGGGCCCGGCGGCCGCAGCGAGGAGAAAATCTCGGACTCGGAGGTGAGTGTCTCTGGGAGCGACGCGTCGGCTCCCCTAAGATGGCGGCGGCCCCCTCTTCGCCCCCGCCTCCGCGCTGGGTTTCCATTTTGTCGGCCGCCGGAAGGGGCGCCTGCGCGCGCCCCCGTGGGGGCGGGGCGGCCTCGCGGGCCCGTCAGTCGGCCGGGGATTGGCCGCCGCCGCGCCTTGCTCTCTGGGCGGGCGGAAGGCTAGGGGAGGTCTCCTTTCGGGAGGAAGTGCCGCAGTGGTCTGCCCGGCGGAAGGTAGCTTGTCCCTGGAACCGGCGTAGTGCAGAGCGTGCGGCATAGTTTTGGAGAGAATCGGGAAGTTCCGTAAAAGCGCAGGCGCATATCGTGTAGGTGACAGTGGCGTTTGGATTTaatgctgttttattttaattttcataatacgATTTAGATTTTGTTAGGGACTCTCAACATATGTGGCTGACAGAGTTGCTGATGGACGTCTGCCCTTTGGGGAAGTGTCTGTTCTCGAGCATTCTGGATGACGGGGCTCCTTTTTCGATGTTAAAATAGTTGCTCGTGTTAGAAATCTCACATAGTAAAACCTTAATTGTGACCAAACGGCACAGAAAAGCAACTGATAAgtttcagataagaaaataatatcttGGGGATTTTCACTTGCAGAGGTCTCTGGTGtttgaaaacttctttcttttttcattaggGGTTTAAAGCCAACTTGTCTCTTTTGAGAAGGCCTGGAGAGAAAACTTACACACAGCGATGTCGGTTGTTTGTTGGGAATCTACCTGCTGATATCACGGAGGATGAATTCAAAAGACTATTTGCTAAATATGGAGAACCAGGAGAAGTATTTATCAACAAAGGCAAAGGATTCGGATTTATTAAGCTTGTGAGTGTAATTGTTTGATTGTTTGATTTCACGTAGAATTAGAAGGGGTGgggtgtggtttttttttttttggtcgtcACTACAAACACTGAAGGCTTGGTTTTTAAACTGGGGAGAGTAAATTGGTCTTTTAGATTTTCACCATTCTTACAGGAAAAATACGC
The genomic region above belongs to Piliocolobus tephrosceles isolate RC106 chromosome 1, ASM277652v3, whole genome shotgun sequence and contains:
- the SFPQ gene encoding splicing factor, proline- and glutamine-rich isoform X2, which translates into the protein MSRDRFRSRGGGGGGFHRRGGGGGRGGLHDFRSPPPGMGLNQNRGPMGPGPGQSGPKPPIPPPPPHQQQQQPPPQQPPPQQPPPHQPPPHPQPHQQQQQPPPPPQDSSKPVVAQGPGPAPGVGSAPPASSSAPPATPPTSGAPPGSGPGPTPTPPPAVTSAPPGAPPPTPPSSGVPTTPPQAGGPPPPPAAGPGPGPGPKQGPGPGGPKGGKMPGGPKPGGGPGLSTPGGHPKPPHRGGGEPRGGRQHHPPYHQQHHQGPPPGGPGGRSEEKISDSEGFKANLSLLRRPGEKTYTQRCRLFVGNLPADITEDEFKRLFAKYGEPGEVFINKGKGFGFIKLESRALAEIAKAELDDTPMRGRQLRVRFATHAAALSVRNLSPYVSNELLEEAFSQFGPIERAVVIVDDRGRSTGKGIVEFASKPAARKAFERCSEGVFLLTTTPRPVIVEPLEQLDDEDGLPEKLAQKNPMYQKERETPPRFAQHGTFEYEYSQRWKSLDEMEKQQREQVEKNMKDAKDKLESEMEDAYHEHQANLLRQDLMRRQEELRRMEELHNQEMQKRKEMQLRQEEERRRREEEMMIRQREMEEQMRRQREESYSRMGYMDPRERDMRMGGGGAMNMGDPYGSGGQKFPPLGGGGGIGYEANPGVPPATMSGSMMGSDMVRMIDVG